The following proteins are encoded in a genomic region of Musa acuminata AAA Group cultivar baxijiao chromosome BXJ2-11, Cavendish_Baxijiao_AAA, whole genome shotgun sequence:
- the LOC135626168 gene encoding kinetochore protein NUF2 homolog isoform X1 encodes MSSFSFPERPAAEIIGALAQVGIAALKPEDLANPSADLVCTLYSNFLAFADPLGEESDIQIAFSALEHLDNPDHHVDAIRTFNLYRKIKGMLGSIRFGSFNLRDLIKPDTKRTLQILSTIVNFIYYREEKLNMLQPIVDQFPAYEERRADLEAKIAEVNKLILDHEVARQMEEPAVQQLDAEVKDLRQTIQNYNKQQMSLKTMAKALKEKTDAINDKISQADFELVKNAQENSKLSSKIVQSPDKLQRALEEKKSYRTEVKNSERSAMQSVQEKTSTLEVYSKVHDKLTKHLSRMQAIQEQVNSAKTLEKDVKALKVKLSDEGVSIMAVEAKLIEKQGKAKQAEELIKAAETERDARHADETQKLNTVNAEMEWKLQCLEPRERKAEAMVTKGASLRSESDLLRETGKSRRQQLHAKFEEILEEFHNYSKMNSILQRFEVAAKKEDLGPASTE; translated from the exons ATGTCGAGCTTCTCGTTCCCGGAGCGCCCGGCGGCGGAGATCATCGGCGCTCTCGCCCAGGTGGGCATCGCCGCCTTGAAGCCGGAGGACCTCGCCAATCCCTCCGCCGACCTCGTGTGCACCCTCTACTCCAACTTCCTCGCCTTCGCCGACCCCCTCGG CGAAGAATCGGATATACAGATCGCTTTCAGTGCTCTCGAGCATCTGGATAACCCCGACCACCATGTGGACGCCATCCGGACCTTCAATCTGTACCGCAAGATCAAGGGCATGCTCGGCTCCATCCGGTTCGGCAGCTTTAATCTTCGCGATCTCATCAAGCCTGATACCAAGCGCACCCTTCAGATCCTTAGCACCATCGTCAACTTCATATATTACAG GGAGGAGAAGCTGAACATGCTGCAGCCTATTGTCGATCAATTCCCGGCATATGAGGAACGAAGGGCAGATCTCGAAGCAAAGATCGCTGAg GTTAACAAGCTGATTTTGGACCATGAAGTTGCACGACAGATGGAAGAGCCGGCAGTTCAGCAGTTGGATGCAGAGGTCAAGGATCTGCGACAGACTATTCAGAATTATAACAAGCAGCAGATGTCATTGAAGACGATGGCCAAAGCACTCAAAGAGAAGACTGATGCTATTAATGACAAG ATCTCTCAAGCTGATTTTGAGTTAGTGAAGAATGCCCAAGAAAACTCCAAGTTGTCATCTAAAATTGTTCAGTCCCCTGACAAGCTACAG AGGGCACTTGAAGAGAAAAAGTCGTATCGAACTGAGGTGAAGAACTCTGAAAGGTCAGCCATGCAGAGCGTTCAAGAGAAAACTTCCACTTTGGAGGTGTACTCAAAG GTACATGATAAATTGACCAAGCACCTATCTCGAATGCAGGCTATACAAGAACAA GTAAATTCTGCTAAAACTCTTGAGAAGGATGTCAAAGCTTTGAAAGTTAAGTTGAGTGACGAAGGGGTTTCTATCATGGCTGTCGAAGCAAAATTGATTGAGAAGCAAGGGAAAG CTAAACAAGCTGAGGAGCTGATCAAGGCTGCGGAAACAGAGAGGGATGCCAGACATGCAGATGAAACTCAGAAGCTTAATACTGTGAACGCAGAGATGGAATGGAAGCTGCAATGCCTGGAGCCCAGGGAAAGGAAAGCTGAAGCTATGGTTACAAAG GGTGCTAGCTTGCGCTCAGAATCTGACTTGCTAAGAGAAACTGGAAAGTCAAGACGACAACAACTTCATGCCAAATTTGAAGAAATTTTAGAGGAG TTTCACAACTATTCTAAGATGAATTCCATCCTACAAAGGTTTGAGGTGGCAGCGAAGAAGGAAGACTTGGGGCCTGCAAGCACTGAATGA
- the LOC135626168 gene encoding kinetochore protein NUF2 homolog isoform X2, whose amino-acid sequence MSSFSFPERPAAEIIGALAQVGIAALKPEDLANPSADLVCTLYSNFLAFADPLGEESDIQIAFSALEHLDNPDHHVDAIRTFNLYRKIKGMLGSIRFGSFNLRDLIKPDTKRTLQILSTIVNFIYYREEKLNMLQPIVDQFPAYEERRADLEAKIAEVNKLILDHEVARQMEEPAVQQLDAEVKDLRQTIQNYNKQQMSLKTMAKALKEKTDAINDKISQADFELVKNAQENSKLSSKIVQSPDKLQRALEEKKSYRTEVKNSERSAMQSVQEKTSTLEVYSKVHDKLTKHLSRMQAIQEQVNSAKTLEKDVKALKVKLSDEGVSIMAVEAKLIEKQGKAKQAEELIKAAETERDARHADETQKLNTVNAEMEWKLQCLEPRERKAEAMVTKSGVIALFVRHLCRYYFSDTRIGPFEVANADSDKSFPILDLALLGEC is encoded by the exons ATGTCGAGCTTCTCGTTCCCGGAGCGCCCGGCGGCGGAGATCATCGGCGCTCTCGCCCAGGTGGGCATCGCCGCCTTGAAGCCGGAGGACCTCGCCAATCCCTCCGCCGACCTCGTGTGCACCCTCTACTCCAACTTCCTCGCCTTCGCCGACCCCCTCGG CGAAGAATCGGATATACAGATCGCTTTCAGTGCTCTCGAGCATCTGGATAACCCCGACCACCATGTGGACGCCATCCGGACCTTCAATCTGTACCGCAAGATCAAGGGCATGCTCGGCTCCATCCGGTTCGGCAGCTTTAATCTTCGCGATCTCATCAAGCCTGATACCAAGCGCACCCTTCAGATCCTTAGCACCATCGTCAACTTCATATATTACAG GGAGGAGAAGCTGAACATGCTGCAGCCTATTGTCGATCAATTCCCGGCATATGAGGAACGAAGGGCAGATCTCGAAGCAAAGATCGCTGAg GTTAACAAGCTGATTTTGGACCATGAAGTTGCACGACAGATGGAAGAGCCGGCAGTTCAGCAGTTGGATGCAGAGGTCAAGGATCTGCGACAGACTATTCAGAATTATAACAAGCAGCAGATGTCATTGAAGACGATGGCCAAAGCACTCAAAGAGAAGACTGATGCTATTAATGACAAG ATCTCTCAAGCTGATTTTGAGTTAGTGAAGAATGCCCAAGAAAACTCCAAGTTGTCATCTAAAATTGTTCAGTCCCCTGACAAGCTACAG AGGGCACTTGAAGAGAAAAAGTCGTATCGAACTGAGGTGAAGAACTCTGAAAGGTCAGCCATGCAGAGCGTTCAAGAGAAAACTTCCACTTTGGAGGTGTACTCAAAG GTACATGATAAATTGACCAAGCACCTATCTCGAATGCAGGCTATACAAGAACAA GTAAATTCTGCTAAAACTCTTGAGAAGGATGTCAAAGCTTTGAAAGTTAAGTTGAGTGACGAAGGGGTTTCTATCATGGCTGTCGAAGCAAAATTGATTGAGAAGCAAGGGAAAG CTAAACAAGCTGAGGAGCTGATCAAGGCTGCGGAAACAGAGAGGGATGCCAGACATGCAGATGAAACTCAGAAGCTTAATACTGTGAACGCAGAGATGGAATGGAAGCTGCAATGCCTGGAGCCCAGGGAAAGGAAAGCTGAAGCTATGGTTACAAAG TCTGGAGTAATAGCATTATTTGTCCGACATCTTTGTCGGTACTATTTTTCCGATACGCGTATCGGTCCCTTTGAAGTTGCTAATGCTGATTCGGACAAATCTTTTCCAATTTTGGACCTGGCACTTCTGGGTGAGTGTTGA